A single window of Acidimicrobiales bacterium DNA harbors:
- the cysS gene encoding cysteine--tRNA ligase: protein MKLYDTATRQVRDLVARPDGEIRMYVCGPTVYGPPHLGHGRFALVFDVLRRYLAWRGFRVRYVSNITDVDDKIIAAAAVEGTSPEEFAARWEEVWWEVMDTLGVQRPDHDPHASAYVTHMVELAARLEERGFAYTTSTGLYFDVSRLEDYGLLAGQSTDHLLAGARVEVDEEKRSPLDFALWKFAKPGEPKWPSPWGEGRPGWHTECVVMSMDLLGEEFELHGGGRDLAFPHHENERAQATAVGCRFARHWVHNGFVEVEGEKMSKSLGNFVDLTDLLRRADPRALRMLVLRSHYRSPMEVDQETVRDAEGALQRLDALARRGSDLPAAEADAGLLDRFAQAMDDDLDTPRATALLFQTVREANAALDSGDSDRAAHLVATVRSICETLGLSLGDGEERPPPEIEELVRARDAARRAKDWAAADRIRESLRERGWLVEDSPAGTKVRRASSSRSGSSS, encoded by the coding sequence ATGAAGCTGTACGACACGGCTACGAGACAGGTACGGGACCTCGTGGCGCGACCGGACGGAGAGATCCGGATGTACGTGTGCGGACCCACCGTCTACGGCCCACCCCACCTCGGTCACGGCAGATTCGCCCTCGTCTTCGACGTCCTGAGACGATATCTCGCCTGGCGGGGGTTCAGGGTGAGGTACGTGTCGAACATCACCGACGTCGACGACAAGATCATCGCGGCTGCTGCTGTCGAAGGAACCTCTCCCGAGGAGTTCGCGGCCCGCTGGGAGGAAGTCTGGTGGGAGGTCATGGACACCCTCGGCGTGCAGAGACCCGACCATGATCCGCACGCCTCCGCGTACGTCACCCACATGGTGGAGTTAGCCGCCCGCCTCGAAGAGCGCGGCTTCGCGTACACGACGTCGACGGGGCTTTATTTCGACGTGAGTCGACTCGAGGACTACGGACTGCTGGCCGGTCAGTCCACCGACCACCTTCTCGCCGGGGCTCGCGTCGAGGTGGACGAAGAGAAGCGTTCACCCCTCGACTTCGCTCTCTGGAAGTTCGCGAAGCCCGGAGAGCCGAAGTGGCCGTCGCCTTGGGGAGAGGGTCGACCGGGCTGGCACACCGAATGTGTGGTCATGTCGATGGACTTGCTCGGAGAGGAGTTCGAACTTCACGGAGGCGGGCGGGATCTCGCCTTTCCTCATCACGAGAACGAACGAGCCCAAGCCACAGCTGTCGGATGTCGCTTCGCCCGGCACTGGGTTCACAACGGGTTCGTCGAGGTAGAAGGCGAAAAGATGTCGAAGTCCCTCGGGAACTTCGTGGACCTGACGGACTTGTTGCGGCGCGCCGACCCACGGGCTCTCCGGATGCTCGTGCTCCGGTCTCACTACCGGAGTCCGATGGAGGTGGATCAGGAGACGGTCCGCGACGCGGAGGGTGCACTCCAGCGACTCGACGCACTGGCCAGGAGGGGCAGCGACCTCCCTGCCGCCGAGGCCGACGCGGGCCTCCTCGACCGTTTCGCGCAAGCGATGGACGACGACTTGGACACCCCGAGGGCCACGGCGCTGCTCTTCCAGACGGTTCGGGAGGCGAACGCCGCGCTGGATTCTGGGGACTCGGATCGGGCCGCACACCTCGTCGCGACGGTTCGTTCGATATGCGAGACCTTGGGACTGTCCCTGGGTGACGGCGAAGAGCGGCCACCACCAGAGATCGAGGAACTGGTACGCGCCCGAGACGCCGCGAGGCGGGCCAAGGACTGGGCTGCAGCCGACCGCATCAGGGAGTCTCTGCGCGAGCGAGGGTGGCTCGTGGAAGACTCCCCCGCAGGGACGAAGGTGAGGCGCGCGTCGAGCTCCCGGTCCGGGTCTTCGAGCTGA